In Fusobacterium sp., a single genomic region encodes these proteins:
- a CDS encoding DNA topoisomerase translates to IEIGTEATRTGIIETCKKREYISQKASNYSIEVLGEKLIENLDKLEINLYADKTVEFSKILKKIYKGEAKVEEAIDMTAEELKGIISKDIELEKIDRNELKEALGECPVCKKPVYEGEKNFYCSDYKNCDFKLWKKTKRFSDELTMTKAKVKSLLRGKKAVFTLTGKENKKFEGYLKLEITEKDGKKYPNLKLDGFPEKKKK, encoded by the coding sequence GAATTGAAATAGGAACAGAAGCAACTCGTACAGGAATTATTGAAACTTGTAAAAAAAGAGAATATATATCACAAAAAGCTTCTAATTACTCAATAGAAGTACTTGGAGAGAAATTAATAGAAAACTTAGATAAGTTAGAAATTAATTTATATGCTGACAAAACAGTAGAATTCTCAAAAATACTTAAAAAGATATATAAAGGAGAAGCCAAAGTAGAAGAAGCTATAGATATGACAGCAGAAGAACTAAAAGGAATAATATCTAAAGATATAGAACTTGAAAAAATAGATAGAAATGAGTTAAAAGAAGCACTTGGAGAGTGTCCTGTATGTAAAAAACCAGTTTATGAAGGAGAAAAAAACTTTTACTGTAGTGACTACAAAAATTGTGACTTTAAGCTATGGAAAAAAACTAAGAGATTTTCTGATGAACTTACAATGACAAAAGCAAAAGTAAAATCATTGTTAAGGGGAAAAAAAGCTGTATTTACACTTACTGGAAAAGAAAATAAAAAATTTGAAGGATATCTGAAGCTGGAAATAACAGAAAAAGATGGGAAGAAATATCCTAATCTAAAACTAGATGGATTTCCTGAAAAAAAGAAAAAATAA